From one Dama dama isolate Ldn47 chromosome 4, ASM3311817v1, whole genome shotgun sequence genomic stretch:
- the ZDHHC7 gene encoding palmitoyltransferase ZDHHC7: protein MPSSGHRLRDVEHHPLLSENDSYDSAASSPAEADAADRVWFIRDGCGMICAVLTWLLVVYADFVVTFVMLLPSKDFWYSVVNGVVFNCLAVLALSSHLRTMLTDPGAVPKGNATKEYMESLQLKPGEVIYKCPKCCCIKPERAHHCSICKRCIRKMDHHCPWVNNCVGEKNQRFFVLFTMYIALASVHALVLCGLQFIACVRGQWTECSDFSPPVTVILLIFLCLEGLLFFTFTAVMFGTQIHSICNDETEIERLKSEKPTWERRLRWEGMKSVFGGPPSLLWMNPFVGFRFRRLQTRPRKGAPEFSV from the exons ATGCCGTCCTCAGGGCACCGGCTGCGGGACGTCGAGCACCACCCTCTGCTGAGCGAGAATGACAGCTACGACTCCGCGGCCTCCTCTCCCGCCGAGGCCGACGCGGCCGACAGGGTGTGGTTCATCCGCGACGGCTGCGGCATGATCTGCGCTGTGCTGACCTGGCTGCTAGTCGTGTACGCGGACTTCGTGGTCACATTCGTCATGCTGCTGCCCTCCAAGGACTTCTGGTACTCCGTGGTCAACGGGGTGGTCTTCAACTGCCTGGCGGTGCTCGCCCTGTCGTCTCACCTGCGTACCATGCTCACCGACCCT GGGGCAGTACCCAAAGGAAACGCTACTAAAGAGtacatggagagcctgcagcTGAAGCCCGGAGAGGTGATCTACAAGTGCCCCAAGTGCTGCTGCATCAAGCCTGAGCGCGCCCACCACTGCAG CATTTGCAAAAGATGTATTCGGAAAATGGACCATCACTGCCCATGGGTGAACAACTGTGTCGGAGAAAAGAATCAGAGATTTTTTGTGCTCTTCACT ATGTACATCGCTCTGGCATCCGTGCACGCGCTGGTCCtctgtgggctgcagttcatCGCCTGCGTCCGAGGACagtggacag AGTGCAGTGACTTCTCCCCTCCGGTCACTGTCATCCTGTTAATCTTCCTGTGCCTTGAGGGTctgctgtttttcactttcaccgCGGTGATGTTCGGCACCCAGATCCACTCCATATGCAATGACGAGACG gaGATCGAGAGGCTGAAGAGCGAGAAGCCGACGTGGGAGCGGCGGCTGCGGTGGGAAGGGATGAAGTCCGTCTTTGGAGGCCCCCCCTCGCTGCTCTGGATGAACCCCTTCGTCGGCTTCCGATTCAGGCGACTGCAGACGAGACCCAGGAAAGGGGCCCCAGAGTTCTCAGTGTGA